From Triticum urartu cultivar G1812 unplaced genomic scaffold, Tu2.1 TuUngrouped_contig_4831, whole genome shotgun sequence, one genomic window encodes:
- the LOC125528380 gene encoding uncharacterized protein LOC125528380: protein MQSYWPPFIPNAAMEKQEMHSLYSDFAHIFDMSTENARLGCYIAPKMGHLPVLLKRSVLLTGSAILTIIIRYRALLDRWILQKGAVSHSQGAPVQSTMMLRSCWQCRSLPLFVGIGVLMARLCSYITIQSHNNNRQVIRGIETNLQGDSIIESNKSCSQQSVLPSLLGSKYDYVRLLLHCICSTAIFKAHAAPKVVSFKGWNIQKNYDFSALWSIVAKNGHYLTYVGALVTLQIFLQMNRVNTTTSLLPMLIQTTSSRSKAAVFSKVVIILVNSCGILGSAFTTKHHGRAATLTVSVVLMVFCQMAIPLIVEFHIGFGGASRMPGGYTAAMFLLTCAVSCGLSWSWGSMFCTFPGKKVHSAGQLLGMALNLAICYAQMQFFLMMLWRLKNAILAYYAMWIWS, encoded by the exons ATGCAGTCATATTGGCCGCCGTTCATCCCTAACGCCGCCATGGAGAAGCAGGAGATGCATTCCTTGTACAGCGATTTTGCACATATATTTGACATGTCAACAGAGAATGCGAGGCTGGGCTGCTACATCGCTCCCAAAATGGGGCACCTGCCTGTCTTGTTGAAACGCTCTGTCCTCCTTACTGGAAGCGCAATTTTGACCATTATCATCCGCTACAGAGCTCTGCTGGACAGATGGATACTGCAAAAAGGCGCCGTCTCCCATTCCCAG GGGGCACCTGTTCAGTCCACCATGATGTTGCGATCCTGTTGGCAGTGTAGATCCCTGCCTTTGTTTGTCGGCATTGGTGTTCTGATGGCAAGGCTCTGTAGTTACATTACCATTCAGAGTCATAACAATAACCGGCAAGTCATCCGCGGCATTGAAACTAACCTTCAGGGTGATTCGATCATTGAGAGTAACAAGTCGTGCAGTCAGCAGTCCGTCCTTCCAAGTTTGCTTGGTAGCAAGTACGATTACGTCCGTTTGCTGCTTCATTGTATTTGTAGCACCGCCATTTTTAAGGCGCATGCGGCGCCAAAGGTGGTCAGCTTCAAGGGATGGAACATACAAAAGAACTATGATTTCAGCGCACTTTGGAGCATCGTGGCAAAAAATGGACATTATCTGACTTATGTTGGAGCACTGGTGACTCTGCAGATATTTTTGCAGATGAACAGAGTGAACACTACCACTTCACTCCTGCCAATGCTGATTCAGACAACAAGCTCCAGGAGCAAAGctgcagttttcagcaaggtggTGATAATTCTGGTGAACTCATGCGGCATTCTTGGATCCGCCTTCACGACAAAACACCACGGTCGCGCGGCAACGTTAACCGTCAGCGTTGTCCTAATGGTGTTTTGCCAG ATGGCGATTCCGTTGATCGTCGAGTTCCACATCGGGTTTGGCGGCGCAAGCCGGATGCCGGGAGGGTACACCGCTGCCATGTTCTTGCTCACCTGCGCCGTCTCCTGCGGCCTCAGCTGGTCATGGGGCTCCATGTTCTGCACCTTTCCTGGCAAGAAGGTCCACTCAGCAGGTCAGCTCTTGGGCATGGCTCTGAATTTGGCCATCTGCTACGCCcagatgcagttcttcctcatgATGCTTTGGCGGCTGAAGAACGCCATCCTTGCCTACTATGCCATGTGGATTTGGTCGTGA